One part of the Eucalyptus grandis isolate ANBG69807.140 chromosome 10, ASM1654582v1, whole genome shotgun sequence genome encodes these proteins:
- the LOC104421660 gene encoding double-stranded RNA-binding protein 2-like, giving the protein MYKNQLQELAQRSCFNLPSYACIREGPDHAPRFKAVVNFNGESFESPSYCSTLRQAEHSAAEVALHSLATRGPSHSLASRILDETGVYKNLLQEIAQRVGAPLPHYSTFRSGLGHLPVFTGTVELAGIIFTGVPAKTKKQAEKNAAMAAWSSLKQLSKETASTSSEPENNDELEQITIARALQNYRLKEKVALANSPSGTIPFAKKFQIQNLRSTSPQLPPVTTSKILPLFQKTTSRVRPSPTSTNDKPLPVPRSPSAESRGAHPQKFPAAGAAPYVPILQFRAPCRGIAPPVTIRTVSPVYAAPLHPQPSVRLQPPLMQASPVGVAPPVCTRQAVPVFAAPPARKDIPPTVYKEPPLLNSPVSSDVSLPVMDERKSATAKQQQESEVVQKLKELKI; this is encoded by the exons ATGTACAAGAACCAGCTGCAGGAGCTGGCGCAGCGGAGCTGCTTCAACCTGCCCTCCTACGCGTGCATCCGGGAGGGCCCCGACCACGCGCCCCGGTTCAAGGCCGTCGTGAACTTCAACGGCGAGAGCTTCGAGAGCCCCAGCTACTGCTCCACCCTCCGCCAGGCCGAGCACTCCGCCGCCGAGGTCGCCCTCCACTCCCTCGCCACGCGCGGTCCTTCCCACTCCCTCGCCTCCCGAATCCTC GATGAGACGGGGGTTTATAAAAACCTCTTACAGGAGATTGCACAGAGAGTTGGAGCTCCATTGCCACATTACTCAACATTTCGATCAGGCCTGGGCCACCTGCCTGTGTTTACAGGCACGGTAGAGTTAGCTGGAATAATTTTCACTGGAGTACCTGCCAAGACGAAGAAACAAGCAGAAAAGAATGCAGCAATGGCAGCTTGGTCGTCTCTGAAGCAAT TGTCAAAAGAAACTGCTAGTACATCATCTGAGCCAGAGAACAATGATGAGCTGGAGCAGATAACAATTGCACGAGCTTTACAAAACTATCGTTTGAAGGAGAAGGTAGCATTGGCTAACTCCCCCAGCGGCACGATACCGTTCGCAAAGAAGTTTCAGATTCAAAATCTAAGATCAACTAGCCCACAACTTCCACCCGTCACCACATCAAAGATCCTTCCTCTATTCCAAAAAACAACTTCTCGAGTCAGACCTTCGCCAACGTCCACAAATGATAAGCCATTGCCAGTTCCAAGGTCTCCATCTGCAGAATCTCGTGGAGCCCACCCACAGAAGTTCCCAGCTGCTGGAGCTGCTCCTTATGTCCCCATTCTGCAGTTTAGAGCACCATGCCGTGGTATTGCACCTCCAGTGACAATAAGAACCGTATCACCAGTATATGCTGCTCCTCTCCATCCACAGCCTTCAGTGAGGTTGCAGCCTCCATTAATGCAGGCATCACCTGTGGGAGTCGCCCCACCTGTCTGTACCAGACAAGCTGTGCCTGTGTTCGCTGCACCACCGGCCCGGAAGGATATTCCTCCTACAGTTTACAAAGAACCTCCTCTTCTCAATTCTCCTGTTTCAAGCGATGTGTCTCTCCCCGTTATGGACGAGAGGAAGAGTGCAACTGCCAAGCAGCAGCAAGAATCTGAGGTAGTACAGAAATTGAAAGAACTTAAGATCTGA